Proteins from a genomic interval of Dama dama isolate Ldn47 chromosome 1, ASM3311817v1, whole genome shotgun sequence:
- the LOC133055973 gene encoding olfactory receptor 2G3-like has protein sequence MNTIKTNFTVTEFVFLGLSSQPKMQLILFIMFLFFYLLTVVGNIIIITIIQIETRLQTPMYFFLTNLSFLDICYTSTDVPQMLSNMVGRKKTITFSRCATQMYFSLSFGMTECVLLGVMAYDRYVAICHPLHYTVIMNQSTCVQLAGVSWASSFLSSTVINIFTLSLPYCGPNVLDHFFCEVPSILRLACTDTSFTEMVVFVFTIVIVFIPFLLIVVSYARILLTVLRMRSASGRHKALSTCASHLTVVALFYGTGIFMYMRPQSKTSRAGGKIIAVFYTVITPMLNPLIYSLRNQDVKGALRRALAKQRT, from the coding sequence ATGAATACTATAAAAACAAACTTCACTGTGACTGAATTTGTGTTCCTGGGGCTCTCATCCCAGCCGAAGATGCAGCTCATTCTTTTTATTATGTTCTTGTTCTTCTATTTATTAACCGTGGTGgggaatattattattatcactatcATCCAGATAGAAACACGTCTCCAAACTccaatgtacttcttcctcacTAATTTATCCTTTCTGGATATCTGCTACACATCCACTGATGTCCCACAAATGCTGTCCAACATGGTGGGCAGAAAGAAGACCATCACATTTTCTAGATGTGCTACTCAGATGTACTTCTCCCTCTCCTTTGGAATGACTGAATGTGTTCTCCTCGGTGTCATGGCTTACGACAGatatgtggccatctgccaccctCTTCACTACACAGTCATTATGAACCAAAGCACCTGTGTCCAGCTGGCAGGAGTTTCTTGGGCCAGTAGTTTCCTGAGTTCCACGGTCATCAACATCTTCACCTTGAGTTTACCCTACTGTGGACCCAATGTCCTGGATCACTTCTTCTGTGAGGTTCCTTCCATCCTGAGGTTGGCTTGCACTGACACCTCATTTACCGAGATGGTTGTTTTCGTCTTCACCATCGTCATTgtcttcattccttttctcctcatTGTTGTTTCCTATGCCCGGATCCTTCTGACAGTTCTCAGGATGCGGTCAGCCTCTGGAAGGCACAAGGCTCTGTCCACTTGTGCTTCCCATCTGACAGTGGTGGCCTTATTCTATGGAACTGGCATCTTCATGTACATGAGACCCCAGTCAAAGACCTCCAGGGCTGGGGGCAAGATCATCGCGGTGTTCTACACTGTGATCACACCCATGCTCAACCCCTTGATCTATAGCCTAAGGAACCAAGATGTAAAAGGGGCTCTAAGAAGAGCTCTGGCAAAACAGAGGACATGA
- the LOC133055982 gene encoding olfactory receptor 5AR1, with protein sequence MDKENHSVVTEFIFMGITQDPQLQIIFFVVFLLVYLVNVVGNVGMIILIITDAQLHTPMYFFLCNLSFVDLGYSSAIAPRMLADFLTKLKVISFSSCATQFAFFVGFVDAECYVLAAMAYDRFVAICRPLHYSALMSKRVCVALVLGSYLAGLVSLVAHTSLTFSLSYCGSNIINHFFCEIPPLLALSCSDTYISEILLFSLCGFIEFSTILIIFISYAFILLAIIRMSSAAGRLKAFSTCGSHLTGVTLFYGTVMFMYLRPTSSYSLDQDKWASVFYTVIIPMLNPLIYSLRNKDVKAALKKITGKKPQ encoded by the coding sequence atggataaagaaaaccaCTCAGTGGTGACTGAGTTTATCTTTATGGGCATCACTCAAGACCCTCAGCTGCAGATCATCTTTTTTGTGGTCTTCCTCTTGGTCTACCTGGTCAATGTAGTGGGGAATGTTGGGATGATTATCCTGATCATAACAGACGCTCAGCTTCACACACCCATGTATTTTTTCCTCTGCAACCTCTCTTTTGTCGACCTGGGCTACTCCTCAGCCATTGCCCCCAGGATGCTGGCTGACTTCCTAACAAAGCTCAAAGTCATCTCTTTTTCCAGCTGTGCCACCCAGTTTGCGTTTTTTGTAGGCTTTGTGGATGCCGAGTGCTACGTCCTGGCtgccatggcctatgaccgcttcgTGGCCATCTGTCGACCCCTCCACTATAGCGCTCTCATGTCCAAGCGAGTCTGCGTGGCTCTCGTGCTGGGCTCCTACCTGGCTGGTTTGGTGAGTTTAGTGGCCCACActtccctcactttcagtctgagTTACTGTGGTTCCAACATCATCAACCACTTCTTCTGTGAAATCCCACCGCTCTTAGCCCTCTCTTGCTCGGACACCTACATCAGCGAGATCTTGCTCTTCAGTCTCTGTGGCTTCATTGAATTCAGCACCATCCTCATCATCTTTATCTCCTATGCCTTCATCCTCCTCGCAATTATCAGAATGAGCTCAGCTGCAGGCCGCCTGAAGGCTTTCTCCACTTGCGGGTCTCACCTCACTGGCGTCACGCTTTTTTATGGCACAGTCATGTTTATGTACCTGAGGCCAACATCCAGCTACTCCCTGGATCAAGACAAATGGGCCTCTGTGTTCTACACTGTTATCATCCCCATGTTGAATCCCTTGATCTACAGTTTACGGAACAAGGATGTGAAGGCTGCTCTCAAGAAAATAACTGGAAAGAAACctcaataa